The Mesobacillus jeotgali genome window below encodes:
- a CDS encoding PH domain-containing protein, giving the protein MVATQAILAWTFISECPIPNDVNVLLVEGEKAIAAYKTVRDSAIFTNKRLIVRDAQGLTGKKVEIYSLPYSSINMWSTENAGSLFDVNAEVELWTRAGHIKVNLKKGVDVRKFDKLIAEAIL; this is encoded by the coding sequence ATGGTTGCAACACAAGCGATCTTAGCTTGGACGTTTATCTCTGAATGCCCGATTCCAAATGATGTGAATGTACTATTAGTAGAAGGTGAAAAGGCGATCGCGGCCTATAAAACCGTTCGCGACAGTGCGATTTTCACCAACAAACGTTTGATTGTCCGAGACGCACAGGGCCTTACCGGCAAAAAGGTTGAAATTTACTCCCTGCCTTACTCATCCATCAATATGTGGTCCACTGAAAATGCCGGCAGCTTGTTTGATGTCAACGCAGAAGTGGAATTATGGACAAGAGCCGGCCATATTAAAGTCAACCTGAAAAAAGGTGTAGATGTTCGCAAGTTTGATAAGCTGATCGCTGAAGCGATTTTGTAA
- a CDS encoding DUF1659 domain-containing protein → MAMAMLKDSNIRLMFEAGVDEKGESIFKPKTYRYVRKEATADQVQQAALALGGLSGNLLSSVERNDSFDII, encoded by the coding sequence ATGGCAATGGCGATGTTGAAGGATTCTAATATCAGGCTGATGTTTGAGGCTGGTGTGGATGAGAAGGGTGAGTCGATTTTCAAGCCTAAGACTTACCGCTATGTGAGAAAGGAAGCTACTGCTGATCAGGTTCAGCAGGCAGCTCTTGCACTTGGCGGCCTTAGCGGAAACTTGTTAAGCTCTGTGGAGCGTAACGACAGCTTCGATATCATCTAA
- a CDS encoding DUF2922 domain-containing protein, with protein sequence MAKTLELQFTTALGKYAKLAVDNPKEPVDPAAVKLAMEQIIASNAFQPTNGTLVSVHSARVVERNVTDYELI encoded by the coding sequence ATGGCAAAAACACTTGAGTTGCAATTCACTACAGCTCTTGGCAAATACGCCAAGCTGGCGGTTGATAACCCGAAGGAGCCAGTTGATCCAGCGGCAGTCAAGCTGGCAATGGAGCAAATCATCGCTTCCAACGCATTCCAGCCAACGAATGGAACCCTTGTTTCCGTTCACAGTGCACGCGTTGTCGAACGCAACGTAACCGATTACGAATTAATTTAA
- a CDS encoding YvrJ family protein, producing MEQLIPFISDVGFPIVVTLYLLHRIEAKLDTVVQSIQGLPARLQEKHETDAVHSAKIAQQQIREIN from the coding sequence ATGGAACAGCTGATTCCGTTCATCAGCGATGTTGGGTTCCCGATTGTCGTGACACTGTACCTGCTTCACCGAATCGAAGCAAAGCTGGATACAGTCGTCCAATCAATCCAGGGCCTGCCCGCGAGACTGCAGGAAAAGCATGAAACCGACGCCGTTCATTCCGCCAAGATTGCCCAGCAGCAAATCCGTGAAATCAATTAA